A single region of the Streptococcus macedonicus ACA-DC 198 genome encodes:
- a CDS encoding Transposase yields the protein MPHFTTYGKNYSSRFQDKQVVEAIFSHVLGSCINAGLIDPSEIFVDETHIKAAANNHKYINQEVNQQAKFMADQLEFEINRDREKHAKKWLGIAKEKEPETKKVSTTDPESGWFHKGEHKQVFAYNAQVACDKHGWALAYSVTA from the coding sequence GTGCCTCATTTCACCACTTATGGCAAAAACTACAGTAGTCGGTTTCAAGATAAACAAGTGGTTGAAGCCATTTTTAGTCATGTCTTAGGCAGCTGTATCAATGCGGGCTTAATTGACCCAAGTGAAATTTTTGTAGATGAGACTCATATTAAAGCAGCTGCTAATAACCACAAATACATCAATCAAGAAGTTAACCAACAAGCTAAATTCATGGCGGATCAACTCGAATTTGAAATCAATCGTGACCGTGAGAAACACGCAAAAAAGTGGCTAGGGATCGCCAAAGAAAAAGAGCCCGAAACTAAAAAAGTCTCAACGACAGACCCAGAAAGTGGCTGGTTTCATAAGGGAGAACATAAACAAGTCTTTGCTTATAATGCCCAAGTTGCCTGTGATAAGCATGGTTGGGCACTAGCCTATAGCGTGACAGCTTGA
- the alaS gene encoding Alanyl-tRNA synthetase has translation MKQLTSAQVRQMWLDFWKSKGHSVEPSANLVPVNDPTLLWINSGVATLKKYFDGSVIPDNPRITNAQKAIRTNDIENVGKTARHHTMFEMLGNFSVGDYFRDEAITWGYELLTSPEWFDFPKDKLYMTYYPDDKDTYNRWISLGVEPSHLIPIEDNFWEIGAGPSGPDTEIFFDRGEDFDPDHVGIKLLAEDIENDRYIEIWNIVLSQFNADPAVPRSEYKELPHKNIDTGAGLERLVAVMQGAKTNFETDLFMPIIREIEKLSGKTYDPDGDNMSFKVIADHIRSLSFAIGDGALPGNEGRGYVLRRLLRRAVMHGRRLGIKETFLYKLVPTVGKIMESYYPEVLEKQDFIEKIVKREEETFARTIDAGSSMLDELLADLKAAGKDTVEGKDIFKLYDTYGFPVELTEELAEDKGFKIDHAGFEAAMKEQQERARANVVKGGSMGMQNETLSSITEESVFSYEDEVLDSTLSVIIADNERTEAVSEGQALLVFAKTPFYAEMGGQVADHGVIKNDKGDIVARVTDVQKAPNGQTLHTVEVLAGLSVGTTYTLEIDSKRRHRVIKNHTATHLLHAALHNVIGEHATQAGSLNEEGFLRFDFTHFEAVTAEELRQIEEEVNQQIWNAIPVKTIETDIDTAKSMGAMALFGEKYGKNVRVVTIGDYSIELCGGTHVSNTAEIGIFKIVKEEGIGSGTRRILAVTSKEAFEAYRQEEEDLKTIAATLKVPQLKEVTNKVASLQEQLHKLQKENAELKEKAAAAQAGDVFKDVKEANGVRYIASQVTVSDAGALRTFADNWKQKDYSDVLVLVAAIGEKVNVLVASKTKDVHAGNLIKALAPIVSGRGGGKPDMAMAGGSDAAKIADLLAAVAENL, from the coding sequence ATGAAACAATTAACTAGTGCGCAAGTGCGCCAAATGTGGTTAGATTTTTGGAAATCAAAAGGTCATTCTGTTGAACCTTCAGCAAACTTGGTTCCTGTAAATGACCCTACATTGTTATGGATTAACTCAGGTGTTGCAACCCTTAAAAAATATTTTGACGGTTCTGTCATTCCTGACAATCCACGTATCACAAATGCGCAAAAAGCTATCCGTACAAATGATATTGAAAATGTTGGTAAGACAGCTCGTCACCACACAATGTTTGAAATGTTGGGAAATTTCTCTGTTGGTGATTATTTCCGTGATGAAGCTATCACTTGGGGATATGAATTATTAACAAGCCCAGAATGGTTTGATTTCCCTAAAGATAAACTTTACATGACTTATTATCCAGATGATAAAGATACTTACAATCGCTGGATTTCACTTGGTGTTGAGCCAAGCCACTTGATTCCAATCGAAGATAACTTCTGGGAAATCGGTGCTGGACCTTCAGGACCAGATACAGAAATCTTCTTTGACCGTGGTGAAGATTTTGACCCAGACCACGTTGGTATCAAACTTCTTGCTGAAGATATTGAAAATGACCGTTATATCGAAATCTGGAACATCGTATTGTCACAATTCAATGCTGACCCAGCTGTTCCACGTTCAGAATACAAAGAATTACCACACAAAAACATTGATACGGGCGCTGGTTTAGAACGTTTGGTTGCAGTTATGCAAGGGGCTAAAACAAACTTTGAAACTGACCTCTTCATGCCAATCATTCGCGAAATTGAAAAATTATCTGGTAAAACTTATGACCCAGATGGCGACAATATGAGCTTCAAAGTGATTGCCGACCACATTCGCTCACTTTCATTTGCTATCGGTGATGGTGCCCTTCCTGGAAATGAAGGTCGTGGCTACGTGCTTCGTCGTTTACTTCGTCGTGCTGTTATGCACGGTCGTCGTCTTGGTATCAAGGAAACATTCTTGTACAAATTGGTTCCAACTGTTGGTAAAATAATGGAATCATACTACCCAGAGGTTCTTGAAAAGCAAGACTTTATCGAAAAAATCGTCAAACGTGAAGAAGAAACATTTGCTCGTACAATCGATGCTGGTTCAAGCATGCTTGATGAATTGTTGGCTGATTTGAAAGCTGCTGGCAAAGATACGGTTGAAGGTAAAGACATCTTCAAATTATACGATACATACGGATTCCCAGTTGAATTGACAGAAGAATTGGCTGAAGATAAAGGCTTCAAGATTGACCATGCTGGCTTTGAAGCTGCTATGAAAGAACAACAAGAACGTGCTCGTGCCAATGTTGTTAAAGGCGGCTCAATGGGTATGCAAAATGAGACATTGTCAAGCATCACTGAAGAATCAGTTTTTAGCTACGAAGATGAAGTCCTTGATTCTACATTGTCAGTTATCATCGCTGATAACGAACGTACAGAAGCTGTTTCAGAAGGTCAAGCCTTGCTTGTCTTTGCTAAAACACCATTCTACGCTGAAATGGGTGGACAAGTGGCTGACCACGGTGTGATTAAAAATGATAAAGGCGATATCGTTGCGCGTGTGACTGATGTTCAAAAAGCACCAAATGGTCAAACACTTCATACAGTTGAAGTCTTGGCAGGCTTGTCAGTTGGTACAACATATACTCTTGAAATCGACAGCAAACGTCGTCACCGTGTGATTAAAAACCACACAGCAACTCACTTGCTTCACGCTGCGCTTCACAATGTTATCGGTGAACACGCTACTCAAGCTGGTTCACTTAATGAAGAAGGCTTCTTGCGCTTTGACTTTACTCACTTTGAAGCTGTAACAGCTGAAGAATTACGTCAAATTGAAGAAGAAGTTAACCAACAAATCTGGAATGCTATTCCTGTTAAGACTATTGAAACTGACATTGATACTGCGAAATCAATGGGCGCAATGGCTTTGTTTGGTGAAAAATACGGTAAAAACGTCCGTGTTGTCACAATCGGGGATTACTCAATCGAACTTTGTGGTGGAACACACGTGTCAAATACAGCAGAAATCGGAATCTTCAAGATTGTCAAAGAAGAAGGTATTGGTTCAGGAACACGTCGTATCCTTGCTGTGACAAGTAAAGAAGCCTTTGAAGCTTACCGTCAAGAAGAAGAAGACCTTAAAACAATTGCTGCTACGCTTAAAGTCCCACAATTGAAAGAAGTCACTAATAAAGTTGCGAGCTTGCAAGAGCAGTTGCACAAATTGCAAAAAGAAAATGCTGAATTGAAAGAAAAAGCAGCGGCAGCGCAAGCTGGTGATGTCTTTAAAGATGTCAAAGAAGCAAATGGTGTTCGTTACATTGCTAGCCAAGTAACCGTTTCTGACGCTGGTGCTCTTCGCACATTTGCGGATAACTGGAAACAAAAAGATTACTCTGACGTGCTTGTATTGGTGGCAGCTATTGGCGAAAAGGTCAATGTTCTTGTAGCAAGCAAAACAAAAGATGTTCATGCTGGCAATTTGATTAAAGCTTTGGCACCAATCGTATCAGGTCGCGGCGGTGGTAAACCAGACATGGCTATGGCTGGTGGTTCAGACGCCGCTAAAATTGCTGACCTTCTTGCAGCAGTTGCTGAAAATCTGTAA